The region GAACCCTGAATGCGCTCGACCTCTCCTCCGGCAAATATCTCTGGAGGATCCCTCTGGGACAGTACCCTGAGCTGGCTGCCCAAGGCATGGCTGATACCGGCAGCGAAAACTACGGCGGTCCGCTCGTGACCGCTGGCGGAGTGCTCTTCATCGCCGCCACCAACTTTGACCACAAGATCCGCGCCTTCGACAAAACTACCGGCAAGCTGCTCTGGGAGAGTGTCTTACCCTTTGCCGGGAACGCCACCCCCGCCACCTACCAGGTGCATGGACGCCAGTACGTCGTCATCGCTGCAGGTGGCTCCAGCCTGAACCCTCGCGGACCGATAGGAGGGGTCTACGTCGCCTTTGCGCTTCCGAAATAGCCTACAGAGGTCCGTTACTTCTGCCGGGCCACCTTCGCCTTCAACCGCTCCTCCACCAGTGGCGGTACCAGAGACGACACATCGCCGCCCAGCTCGAAGACACCCTTGATCAGCCGTGAGCTGACATAGGTGTACTTTTCTGCGGGCATCATAAACAGCGTTTCGATCTCAGGCGCGAGCTTTCGGTTCATCATCGCCATCTGGAACTCGTACTCATAGTCCGAGACGGCGCGAATGCCCCGAAGAACCGCCGTTGCTCCCTGTTCCCTGCAGAAGTCCACGAGAAGACCATCAAAGGTGGCAACAGAGACGTTGCCCAAACCTGCCGTCGCCTCGGTAATCATCTCGACACGTTCTGAGACCGTGAACAGCGGGGGCGCCTTCTCCGCATTGCGCAGGATGGCGACCACCAGGTGATCCACGATCTTTGCCCCTCTGGCGATCAGGTCCAGGTGCCCGTTCGTCAGCGGATCGAATGTGCCAGGATAGATTGCCTTGACCGTATGCATTCTCAAGCAGCATACCGTTCCTGAAGAAAAAAATCCGTCTTCCTGTAGTCTTCGCCGCATCGTCCCCGTCAGTCTTGATATCAGGAGCGCGCACAAACCGCCGTTCCGAGACCAAGCATGCTGACCAGGACCGCAACCGCCGATCTCTTTGCCCAGGCCTCAGAGGCAGCCGCCGCGCTGCCGACGCCGTTCGATGACCTCGCGGCCGTTATCGAAACTCATCGTCCGCGCATCTATCGTTTCCTGCTCGCTTCCCTGCGCGATGCCGATCTCGCCGAGACCCTCACCCAGGAGACGTTTCTCCGCGCCTGGAGCTCCCGTTCCAGCTTTCGCGGCGACTGCGCCGTTACCACCTGGCTTACCCGCATCGCGCTCAATCTCATCCGCGACCACACACGGACCCATCGCTTCCGCTTCTGGCGCAAGATCTCCGCTCAATCCATCGACGCCGATGAGATCGCGGCCTTTCTTCCGCATCGCGATTCCGCCGTGGACTGCCGCCTGATTGCCACCGAACAGGTCGGCATCCTCTGGCAAGCCGTCAGTACCCTCTCCGACCGCCAACGCACCATCTTTCTCCTACGGTTCGTCGAGGAGATGGAGCTCTCGGAGATCGTCGCAGCGACGGGAATCCCTCTTAGCACCGTCAAGAGCCATCTCTACCGTGCACTGACCCACATTCGCGAACGCCATTCGAAACTCTCCAGGAAAACCGTATGAATTCCACCGTCCACCTTACCGAACAACAGTTCTACGATCTCCTGATCGCCGCTCCCTCCGAGAAATCGCCGGAGCTTGAACATCTGCGCGATCACCTCCTCCGCTGCCCGGAGTGCACTGCGGAACTTTCCCGCCTCCGCCAGCCGCTCGCGGACTTCGGTTCGTCCGTGACCGCCTGGGCCAGCTATCACTCCGACCGCCGCTCGTGGACCCGCGCCTCTCACTCCAACCCGTTCGGCACCCTTTCGGCCTGGCTTCTAGGAGCCGCCGCACTCATCCTTCTGATCGCTCTCCCTTTTACGACGCATCACGACTCCCGCACCATAGCGGCTTACGACGCAACCCACTCCAAGACACAGGCTCCCGCCGCACCCTCCACAACGGTTGGAGATGAGGCCCTGCTTGAGGAGATCGACCAGACGCTCTCCTCCTCCGTTCCCGCTCCCATGCAACCGCTCGCCGACCCCACCGGGGGTAACGGCAGCAAGATTGACTCCACTTCAAGGAACTGACATGACCCGCTCTTCTCTTCTCACGCTCGCTCCTCTTGCATTGCTGTGCACGCTGTCTTTATCTGCCGAATCGCCAGCGATCCAGGCCCCTTCCACGCCTGCGCCGTCTTCTGCTCCAGCACCTTCGGTAGCCGTCAAAGCCCCGAGACCGCCACGGAATGTTCAATACAGGGCCATCGAAAGAGGCCCGAGGATGCGCCCGATGGGTCCGGAGACGCGCATCGCGCCCCCCGGAATGTGGTGGAAGAATCCTGACATCGTCCAGAAGATCTCGCTCTCCGCCGATCAGCAGAAGCGCATGGACGACATCTTTCAGCAGAGCCGCCTGCAGCTGATCGACCTGAAGGCCAACGTCGAGAAGCAGGAGGTCACGCTCGAGCCCATGCTCTCCGCCAATCCTCCCGACACAAACAAGGTGCTCTCCCAGATCGACCGCGTGGCCAGCGCCCGCGCGGAGCTGGAAAAGGCCAACGCCCGCATGCTGCTGGGCATCCGCGGCGTCCTGTCCGCCGATCAGTGGACCAAATTGCAGGAAGAGCAGCGGGAGAACCGGCGCTTCCTCTATCACTTCAAGGGAGGTCCGGACGGTCCCGGCCCGCATGGACACGGCCCCGACAGCCTGATGATCCAACCCGGAATGGTCAATCGCCTGCAGATCGCTCCCGGAGGTCCCCTCAGCCAGCTCGCGCCCTTCGCACTGCCCGATCCCGGCCCGGAGGCAGGATTCGTGATCGGCGGCATATCCCCTGACGATTCGCCTGAGGTTGACATCGACGTTCCACCGCCGGCGGTACTTGATCTCGATCGCTAGGGTGGATGGGACGTGTGCCTGAAGCCCAATTCCTAGTGATGCCAAAGATGCATGATGGTGCTCGGCATCGAACATGCAATTCCACCAGCCCCACGGAGGGTGTCATCCGACAGTCCTACAGAGGTGTCATCCTGAGCGAGTCGCAGGATCTGCGGTTCAGGATGGTGGCTAAGCCGGGCAAGACCGCAGATCCTTCGACTCCGCGCTGGCGCGCTCCGCTCAGGATGACACCTCTAGGTAGTGGATACATCTTAGAGATCACCCACAAAAGCAAAAGGCTCTCACATGATGCGAGAGCCTTTTACCGTCTGAATCCAAACTACGATCGCTTGCCCTTAACAGCCTCCGTCGCTGCAACTGCTCCGTTGGCCGGGACCGCGGGAACCTCCGGCGCTCCGTCCGCAGAGGCGATATTCAGCTTCTTCCGAATCTCGCCATCGATGCGTGCAAAGACATCCTTGTTCTCCTTCAGGAAGTTGCGGACGTTCTCTCTTCCCTGCCCGATGCGCTCTCCCGAATAGCTGTACCAGGCGCCGCTCTTTTCCACGACTCCATGGAGAACCGCCAGATCCAGAACATCGCCCTCGCGTGAGATTCCCTCGCCGTACAGGATGTCGAACTCGGCATCGCGGAACGGCGCCGCAACCTTGTTCTTGACGACCTTCACCTTGGTGCGCGAACCGGTCACGACATCGCCTTCCTTCACCGCGCCGATACGCCGGATATCAATACGGACGGAGGAATAGAACTTCAGAGCCCGGCCGCCGGTCGTGGTCTCAGGATTTCCAAACATTACACCGATCTTGTCGCGAATCTGATTGATGAAGATCAGGCAGGTGCGCGACTTCGAGACCGTTCCGGTCAGCTTGCGCAGAGCCTGGCTCATCAGACGGGCCTGCAGACCCATGTGCGAATCACCCATCTCGCCGTCGATCTCGGCCTTTGGGACCAGCGCCGCGACTGAGTCCACCACCAGCACATCAATCGCCCCGGACTTCACCAGCGCGTCGACGATCTCCAGCGCCTGCTCGCCGTAATCGGGCTGCGAGACCAGGAGATTGTCCGTATCCACCCCCAGTTTTTTGGCATAGGCCGGGTCCAGCGCGTGCTCGGCGTCCACAAAGGCCGC is a window of Edaphobacter sp. 12200R-103 DNA encoding:
- the coaD gene encoding pantetheine-phosphate adenylyltransferase; protein product: MHTVKAIYPGTFDPLTNGHLDLIARGAKIVDHLVVAILRNAEKAPPLFTVSERVEMITEATAGLGNVSVATFDGLLVDFCREQGATAVLRGIRAVSDYEYEFQMAMMNRKLAPEIETLFMMPAEKYTYVSSRLIKGVFELGGDVSSLVPPLVEERLKAKVARQK
- a CDS encoding RNA polymerase sigma factor; the protein is MLTRTATADLFAQASEAAAALPTPFDDLAAVIETHRPRIYRFLLASLRDADLAETLTQETFLRAWSSRSSFRGDCAVTTWLTRIALNLIRDHTRTHRFRFWRKISAQSIDADEIAAFLPHRDSAVDCRLIATEQVGILWQAVSTLSDRQRTIFLLRFVEEMELSEIVAATGIPLSTVKSHLYRALTHIRERHSKLSRKTV
- a CDS encoding Spy/CpxP family protein refolding chaperone — encoded protein: MRPMGPETRIAPPGMWWKNPDIVQKISLSADQQKRMDDIFQQSRLQLIDLKANVEKQEVTLEPMLSANPPDTNKVLSQIDRVASARAELEKANARMLLGIRGVLSADQWTKLQEEQRENRRFLYHFKGGPDGPGPHGHGPDSLMIQPGMVNRLQIAPGGPLSQLAPFALPDPGPEAGFVIGGISPDDSPEVDIDVPPPAVLDLDR
- the recA gene encoding recombinase RecA; the protein is MADDRNKAIETALSQLEKQFGKGSIMRLGAKEAIVPISVISTGSISFDAALGVGGVPRGRVVEIFGPESSGKTTITLQIIAEAQKAGGLAAFVDAEHALDPAYAKKLGVDTDNLLVSQPDYGEQALEIVDALVKSGAIDVLVVDSVAALVPKAEIDGEMGDSHMGLQARLMSQALRKLTGTVSKSRTCLIFINQIRDKIGVMFGNPETTTGGRALKFYSSVRIDIRRIGAVKEGDVVTGSRTKVKVVKNKVAAPFRDAEFDILYGEGISREGDVLDLAVLHGVVEKSGAWYSYSGERIGQGRENVRNFLKENKDVFARIDGEIRKKLNIASADGAPEVPAVPANGAVAATEAVKGKRS